In Paenibacillus hexagrammi, the following are encoded in one genomic region:
- the lysA gene encoding diaminopimelate decarboxylase — protein MYLHGTSKINNKGHLEIGGVDATALVSEYGTPLYVFDEALVRQRCREFVSAFQASGLKYQVAYASKAFMVMAMCRIVEEEGMSLDVVSDGELYTALQAGFPAERIHFHGNNKTPEEIEMAIDARIGCFVVDNFDELQLLNAIAGEKRQKVNILLRITPGVEAHTHEYISTGQTDSKFGFDLGNGSAFRAIKEASEQAHLQLLGVHSHIGSQIFEVEGFRMAAEKVAAFAVEVRKELSVIFPVINLGGGFGIRYMEGDTPLPVAVYVKAITDAIKENFGANDYPLPEIWVEPGRSIVGDAGTTLYTIGTTKDIPGVRKYIAVNGGMTDNPRPALYESEYEAMLANRATEQPEEVVSIAGKCCESGDMLIWDIQLPKVHVGDVLAVSCTGAYNYAMASNYNRIRRPAVVFVKDGQSDLVVKRETYNDIVGNDVIPERMKQVSKSVSS, from the coding sequence ATGTATTTACACGGTACTAGCAAAATAAACAATAAAGGCCACCTCGAAATCGGCGGTGTCGACGCAACAGCTCTTGTCAGCGAATACGGCACGCCGTTATATGTTTTTGACGAAGCGTTGGTCAGACAGCGCTGCCGTGAATTTGTGAGCGCTTTTCAAGCGTCGGGGCTTAAATACCAGGTTGCATACGCAAGTAAAGCATTCATGGTGATGGCGATGTGCCGCATTGTTGAGGAAGAGGGCATGTCACTGGATGTCGTATCCGATGGTGAATTATATACGGCACTGCAAGCAGGTTTTCCAGCCGAACGTATTCATTTCCACGGAAACAACAAAACACCGGAAGAGATTGAAATGGCAATCGACGCCAGAATCGGCTGCTTTGTTGTAGACAACTTCGACGAGCTGCAGCTGCTCAATGCCATTGCAGGTGAAAAACGCCAAAAAGTAAACATTCTGCTGCGCATCACGCCCGGTGTGGAGGCGCACACTCACGAATATATTTCAACGGGACAAACTGACTCTAAATTCGGCTTCGATTTGGGGAACGGATCGGCGTTTCGTGCCATTAAAGAAGCTTCTGAGCAAGCACATCTGCAGCTTCTGGGAGTTCATTCCCACATTGGCTCCCAGATCTTTGAGGTGGAAGGATTCCGTATGGCGGCTGAGAAAGTAGCTGCATTTGCCGTTGAGGTGCGCAAGGAGCTAAGTGTGATCTTCCCTGTAATCAATCTGGGCGGAGGCTTCGGCATCCGTTATATGGAAGGAGATACACCACTTCCGGTTGCTGTATATGTAAAGGCAATAACTGACGCGATTAAAGAAAACTTCGGAGCGAACGATTATCCGCTTCCAGAGATTTGGGTCGAGCCGGGCCGCAGCATTGTAGGCGATGCCGGCACAACGCTTTACACGATCGGTACTACAAAGGACATTCCAGGTGTTCGTAAATATATAGCGGTGAACGGAGGCATGACCGATAACCCGCGGCCTGCCCTCTACGAATCGGAGTATGAGGCGATGCTGGCGAACCGGGCAACCGAACAACCGGAGGAGGTTGTCTCCATTGCAGGCAAATGCTGCGAAAGCGGAGATATGCTGATTTGGGACATCCAATTACCAAAAGTTCACGTTGGCGATGTGCTCGCGGTATCCTGCACAGGAGCTTATAACTATGCTATGGCAAGTAATTATAACCGCATACGTCGACCGGCTGTCGTCTTTGTTAAAGACGGTCAGAGTGATTTGGTTGTCAAACGTGAAACGTACAATGATATCGTTGGAAATGATGTCATTCCAGAACGAATGAAGCAAGTAAGCAAATCGGTTAGCTCATAA
- a CDS encoding D-alanyl-D-alanine carboxypeptidase family protein has product MRKKGILSFICLQLVLMLVLPAAFAEEKAAQSVDLAPNAQSAVLLDADTGTVIVDKNKDVKLPPASITKIMTMLLIMEAIDQGKIKMDEKVRASEYAASMGGSQIFLEPGEEMTVQEMLKGIAMASGNDASVAMAEKIAGSEENFVQMMNERAQQLGMKNTHFSNCNGLPVDNHYTSAYDIAIMSRELLKHEEITKFTGVYQDYLRKDSPSPFWLVNTNKLVRFYTGADGLKTGYTSEAKFCLSATAKRDNLRLIAVVLGEPNTKTRNAEVTKLFDFAFAQYTNHPIFKTGDSLGSFTVNKGEVSTVPLVAKQNYSILMKKGDAAQDIRHELQVDPNLKAPITLGQPIGKIVVYKGDTVLKEYPLESPVAVNKASWWKLFKRTTSNLFRTDGVESNK; this is encoded by the coding sequence ATGCGAAAAAAAGGGATTCTAAGCTTTATTTGTTTGCAGCTTGTACTGATGCTGGTGCTGCCGGCGGCCTTCGCCGAAGAGAAGGCGGCTCAGTCGGTGGATTTAGCGCCTAATGCGCAGTCTGCAGTCCTGCTGGATGCAGATACCGGGACCGTGATTGTTGATAAAAATAAGGATGTCAAGCTTCCGCCTGCCAGCATTACAAAGATTATGACCATGCTTCTGATTATGGAAGCTATCGATCAAGGCAAGATCAAAATGGATGAAAAGGTCCGCGCTTCGGAATATGCAGCCTCGATGGGCGGTTCGCAGATCTTCCTAGAGCCGGGCGAGGAAATGACGGTTCAAGAAATGCTGAAAGGAATCGCTATGGCCTCAGGCAATGATGCTTCTGTGGCAATGGCCGAGAAAATTGCCGGCTCTGAAGAGAATTTTGTGCAAATGATGAATGAAAGAGCCCAGCAGCTAGGCATGAAGAATACACATTTTTCCAACTGTAACGGCCTGCCTGTCGATAATCATTACACAAGTGCGTATGATATTGCGATTATGTCCCGTGAGCTGTTAAAGCATGAGGAAATCACAAAGTTTACAGGTGTTTATCAGGATTACCTGCGCAAAGACTCTCCAAGCCCATTCTGGCTTGTCAATACGAATAAACTGGTCCGCTTCTACACCGGGGCTGACGGTTTGAAAACAGGCTACACAAGCGAAGCTAAGTTTTGCCTGTCCGCTACCGCTAAACGTGACAATCTGCGATTGATCGCAGTCGTTTTGGGTGAGCCCAATACGAAAACTCGGAATGCGGAGGTGACCAAGCTCTTTGACTTCGCTTTTGCCCAGTACACGAACCACCCAATCTTTAAGACGGGAGACAGCCTCGGGAGCTTTACAGTGAACAAAGGCGAAGTGTCGACTGTACCGCTTGTAGCGAAGCAAAATTACAGTATCTTGATGAAAAAAGGCGACGCCGCGCAAGATATTCGACATGAATTGCAAGTTGATCCGAACCTTAAGGCGCCTATTACTCTTGGACAGCCGATCGGTAAAATTGTCGTGTACAAAGGCGATACGGTGCTTAAGGAGTATCCATTAGAGTCGCCGGTTGCTGTGAATAAAGCTTCATGGTGGAAGCTGTTCAAGCGCACGACTTCGAATCTGTTTCGCACCGATGGAGTCGAATCTAACAAATAA
- a CDS encoding stage V sporulation protein AA, translating to MRQVEVSPYLYIRLRRRAQIRKGSFVRLGDIAQMIVEPEYEERLNQLNIYKSRHEDGNRVLIDMMLIVRKVKEQFPELQIEHFGEPHVLLEIYTDNKKPSPMLIGVVWLLLFIGSGLAIMNFHADVSMMQVHQRIYELLTGSRVEHPLILQIPYSIGIGVGMVIFFNHLFKKKFNEEPSPLEVEMFMYQENVNHYVITEEYGKIHERNEMK from the coding sequence ATGAGACAGGTCGAAGTCTCTCCGTACCTTTACATCCGGCTGCGCCGGAGGGCCCAGATTCGTAAAGGCAGCTTCGTACGTCTAGGCGATATCGCTCAGATGATTGTGGAGCCCGAATATGAAGAAAGGCTGAACCAACTCAACATTTATAAGTCGCGGCATGAAGACGGGAATCGCGTATTAATTGATATGATGCTGATCGTGCGCAAAGTAAAAGAACAATTCCCGGAGCTCCAAATTGAACATTTCGGCGAACCGCATGTGCTGCTTGAAATTTACACGGATAACAAGAAGCCAAGTCCTATGTTAATCGGGGTAGTCTGGTTGCTTCTATTTATTGGTTCAGGCCTTGCCATCATGAATTTTCATGCGGACGTAAGCATGATGCAAGTGCATCAGAGAATTTATGAGCTGCTTACCGGTTCTAGAGTCGAGCATCCGCTCATACTTCAAATTCCGTATTCGATAGGCATCGGAGTAGGGATGGTCATATTTTTTAACCATCTGTTCAAAAAGAAGTTCAATGAGGAGCCCAGTCCGTTAGAAGTGGAAATGTTTATGTATCAAGAAAATGTGAATCACTACGTTATTACGGAAGAATACGGAAAGATACACGAAAGGAATGAAATGAAGTGA
- the spoIIAA gene encoding anti-sigma F factor antagonist gives MSLQIEFEQGRRALIVRLKGELDHHTADMVKARMEEAIAKEDTQHVILSLKDLSFMDSSGLGVILGRYKQITGKGGKMVVCDMTPAVYRLFELSGLFKIVSIQDNEKSAVSSLEVAL, from the coding sequence TTGAGCCTGCAAATCGAATTTGAACAAGGCAGAAGAGCGCTGATCGTCAGATTGAAAGGCGAGCTGGATCACCATACCGCAGATATGGTGAAAGCAAGGATGGAGGAAGCAATCGCCAAGGAGGATACTCAGCACGTCATTCTGAGCTTGAAGGACCTGTCGTTCATGGACAGCTCGGGTCTGGGTGTCATCCTTGGCAGATATAAACAAATTACAGGCAAGGGCGGCAAAATGGTTGTATGTGATATGACACCTGCCGTATATCGTCTGTTTGAATTATCCGGTTTGTTTAAAATCGTATCGATACAGGATAATGAAAAATCGGCAGTCTCCAGTCTGGAGGTTGCATTATGA
- a CDS encoding DUF378 domain-containing protein has translation MAKLALTLVIIGALNWLLVGLFEWDLVSALLGGDSHRESSGISRIVYSLVGLAGLYCVRFYFEENAAAR, from the coding sequence ATGGCAAAATTAGCGTTAACCCTCGTTATCATCGGGGCGCTGAATTGGCTGTTGGTCGGGCTTTTTGAGTGGGATTTGGTCTCAGCACTGCTCGGCGGTGACTCTCATCGTGAATCCTCGGGAATCAGCCGAATTGTTTATTCACTTGTAGGACTTGCCGGCTTATATTGTGTGCGTTTTTACTTTGAAGAGAATGCCGCGGCAAGATAA
- the spoIIAB gene encoding anti-sigma F factor, translating into MSDKNFMTLQFSSRSENEAFARVAVAAFVSQLDPTLNELTDIKTVVSEAVTNSIIHGYNNRTDGVITISTQIENDMVHITVEDNGLGIEDLEQAKQPLYTSKPELERSGMGFTIMENFMDEVDVVTAVGVGTKIKMMKRIESKKALYN; encoded by the coding sequence ATGAGCGATAAAAATTTTATGACTTTACAGTTTTCAAGCCGTTCCGAGAACGAAGCTTTTGCCCGTGTAGCTGTTGCGGCGTTCGTCTCCCAGCTGGATCCGACGCTGAATGAGCTGACGGATATTAAAACGGTCGTATCGGAAGCAGTGACCAACTCGATTATTCACGGATATAACAATCGTACCGATGGAGTTATCACCATATCTACGCAGATTGAAAACGACATGGTGCACATCACCGTCGAGGATAACGGGCTTGGCATTGAGGATCTGGAGCAGGCGAAGCAGCCGCTATATACCTCAAAGCCGGAGCTGGAGCGATCAGGGATGGGCTTTACGATTATGGAAAATTTCATGGATGAAGTTGACGTTGTGACGGCTGTCGGAGTCGGAACCAAAATTAAAATGATGAAGCGAATTGAATCTAAAAAAGCTTTATACAATTAG
- a CDS encoding flagellar protein, whose protein sequence is MSIPQLKVANCPRCGKVYQKNLRNQCQDCSREMDMALSSSLQFLQKNYKATSEQVSIETGVQLQQVHTWMKEGKLLLSDYPNLSYPCELCTQPIRKHKMCVDCLTLLNKEIRALQEQEKPRSFRSVPVAAAGAFQIRDRMGRV, encoded by the coding sequence ATGTCAATTCCACAATTGAAGGTAGCGAACTGCCCGCGCTGCGGCAAAGTATATCAAAAAAACCTGCGTAATCAGTGTCAGGATTGCTCCAGAGAGATGGACATGGCGCTGAGCAGCAGCCTGCAATTTTTACAAAAGAACTACAAGGCAACTAGCGAGCAGGTCAGCATAGAGACGGGAGTTCAGCTTCAACAGGTTCACACATGGATGAAAGAAGGGAAATTATTGCTTTCGGATTATCCCAATCTCTCCTATCCATGTGAATTATGTACACAGCCGATACGAAAGCACAAGATGTGTGTAGATTGCTTAACCCTGCTAAACAAAGAAATTCGAGCATTGCAGGAGCAGGAGAAGCCGAGATCATTTCGAAGTGTTCCGGTTGCAGCGGCTGGTGCCTTTCAAATTCGAGATCGTATGGGCCGTGTCTAA
- the xerD gene encoding site-specific tyrosine recombinase XerD, whose protein sequence is MMNDLESFIRFLAAERGLSKNTLESYTRDLQQFAAYVEQQGITAWKDSGKTHVAGYLAKLKLMGRAPTTQSRSLVSIRAFFQYLVRERILVSDPTLYVETPKLEKKLPKVLSIREVETILDAPNLESQTGARDKAMLELLYATGIRVSELVALNLSDVNLHMGFIRCLGKGNKERNIPIGSMAVRCLQAYIGESRSKLVKEEDDGALFIGHLGTRMTRQGFWKILKRYATEVNVTKDITPHTLRHSFAAHLIENGADLRSVQEMLGHADISTTQMYVQVTKLKMKEVYDRAHPRANM, encoded by the coding sequence ATGATGAACGACCTAGAATCTTTCATCCGTTTTTTAGCGGCGGAACGCGGGTTATCCAAGAATACGCTTGAATCCTATACAAGGGATTTACAGCAGTTCGCCGCGTATGTTGAACAACAAGGAATAACAGCTTGGAAAGATTCGGGGAAAACCCACGTAGCCGGCTACCTGGCCAAGTTAAAGCTTATGGGAAGGGCTCCCACGACGCAATCTCGCAGCTTGGTATCAATTCGAGCATTTTTTCAGTATTTGGTACGGGAGCGTATCTTAGTTTCGGACCCTACGTTATATGTAGAAACACCTAAACTTGAGAAAAAACTGCCAAAGGTGCTTTCTATTCGTGAGGTCGAAACGATTTTGGATGCCCCCAATTTGGAATCTCAGACAGGTGCCCGCGATAAAGCTATGCTGGAGCTGCTCTATGCGACGGGTATCCGCGTGTCGGAATTGGTTGCGCTCAACCTTTCGGATGTGAACCTTCATATGGGCTTCATCCGCTGCTTAGGTAAGGGAAATAAGGAGCGCAATATTCCTATTGGCTCTATGGCAGTTCGATGCCTTCAGGCATACATAGGCGAGTCTCGTTCTAAGCTTGTCAAAGAAGAGGATGACGGCGCTCTGTTCATCGGTCACTTGGGGACGCGCATGACCCGTCAGGGCTTTTGGAAAATATTGAAGCGTTACGCGACGGAAGTGAACGTTACGAAGGACATCACCCCGCATACGCTGAGACATTCCTTTGCCGCTCATTTAATTGAGAATGGCGCGGATCTCAGATCCGTCCAGGAAATGCTCGGGCATGCCGATATATCGACAACGCAGATGTATGTGCAGGTTACGAAGCTTAAGATGAAAGAGGTTTACGATAGAGCGCATCCAAGAGCGAATATGTAA
- a CDS encoding YjcZ family sporulation protein — protein MSCGTVGYNSSAAILVLFILLVIITSAFAW, from the coding sequence ATGTCTTGTGGAACAGTTGGTTATAATTCTTCTGCTGCGATCCTGGTGCTTTTCATTTTGTTGGTTATCATCACTAGCGCGTTTGCTTGGTAA
- a CDS encoding purine-nucleoside phosphorylase has protein sequence METTYIQQIQEAAAFISSKLGQVKPVIGLVLGSGLGDLAHQVENSIAIDYSDVPHFPVSTVEGHAGRFVAGTLEGKQVIVMQGRFHYYEGYPMKKVVFPVYVMKALGVQTVVMTNAAGGMNRSFQAGDLMLISDHLNMTGDNPLIGPNHAELGVRFPDMSEAYSREYRALAHRLAEGVVGEDGKALKLQEGVYAGISGPTYMTPSELTMLARVGGDAVGMSTVGEVIAARHAGLKVLGISCITDMAIGEELEPLTHEQVVAVANRTKPKFIALVKAFVREVAM, from the coding sequence GTGGAAACTACATATATACAGCAAATTCAAGAAGCAGCAGCTTTTATATCAAGTAAATTAGGTCAAGTAAAGCCGGTTATTGGTCTTGTTTTGGGCTCAGGCCTGGGAGATTTGGCCCATCAGGTGGAAAATTCGATAGCGATTGATTACAGCGATGTTCCCCATTTTCCGGTATCCACGGTGGAAGGGCATGCCGGTCGCTTTGTAGCAGGAACCTTGGAAGGCAAGCAGGTAATCGTTATGCAGGGGCGCTTTCATTACTATGAGGGTTATCCAATGAAGAAGGTCGTCTTCCCCGTCTATGTCATGAAGGCATTAGGCGTTCAAACCGTCGTAATGACGAATGCAGCCGGAGGGATGAACCGCAGCTTCCAAGCCGGAGACCTGATGCTGATCAGCGATCATCTGAATATGACGGGAGATAACCCGCTTATCGGACCGAATCATGCGGAGCTTGGAGTCAGATTCCCGGACATGTCCGAAGCGTACAGTCGTGAATACCGCGCGTTAGCGCATCGTTTGGCTGAAGGTGTTGTCGGTGAGGATGGTAAGGCACTCAAGCTGCAGGAAGGGGTCTATGCCGGAATCAGCGGCCCGACGTACATGACACCATCCGAATTGACAATGCTCGCTAGAGTGGGCGGAGATGCGGTAGGGATGTCCACTGTCGGCGAAGTTATTGCTGCCCGTCATGCGGGGCTTAAGGTTCTAGGAATTTCTTGTATCACCGATATGGCAATTGGCGAGGAACTGGAGCCGCTTACACATGAGCAGGTGGTAGCCGTAGCCAATCGTACGAAGCCGAAATTCATCGCGCTTGTAAAAGCTTTCGTCAGAGAAGTCGCAATGTAA
- the sigF gene encoding RNA polymerase sporulation sigma factor SigF gives MDVDLKHASHSYLDDSEVKRLIALSQSGDSIARETLVSCNIRLVWSVVQRFLNRGYEAEDLFQIGCIGLLKSVDKFDLSYDVKFSTYAVPMIIGEIQRFLRDDGTLKVSRSLKELANKIRKTKDELSKRLGRLPTIKEVAEELMITAEEVVFAQEANKPLTSIHETVFENDGDPITLMDQISDESGEKWFEKLALNEAIGSLSERERLIVFLRYFRDQTQSEVASRLGISQVQVSRLEKKILQSIKDQIAQ, from the coding sequence ATGGATGTTGATTTGAAGCATGCCTCTCACAGTTATTTGGACGACAGTGAAGTCAAACGGTTAATCGCGCTCAGCCAATCCGGAGACAGTATTGCAAGAGAAACGCTCGTCAGCTGCAACATCCGACTCGTCTGGTCTGTAGTTCAACGCTTCTTGAATCGTGGCTACGAAGCTGAGGATTTGTTTCAAATCGGCTGTATCGGCCTTCTCAAGTCCGTTGACAAATTTGATTTGTCCTACGACGTCAAATTTTCTACCTATGCGGTCCCGATGATTATCGGTGAAATCCAACGGTTTCTTCGTGATGACGGAACGCTAAAGGTCAGCCGCTCACTAAAGGAGCTAGCCAATAAAATTCGGAAGACAAAGGATGAGCTATCCAAACGTCTAGGTAGGCTTCCAACAATTAAGGAAGTGGCTGAAGAGCTGATGATTACGGCGGAGGAGGTTGTTTTCGCACAGGAAGCGAATAAGCCTTTGACGTCCATTCATGAGACTGTCTTCGAAAACGATGGAGATCCGATTACCTTGATGGATCAAATTTCCGACGAGTCCGGCGAGAAGTGGTTTGAAAAGCTAGCTTTAAACGAAGCAATCGGCTCGCTTTCCGAGAGGGAGCGGCTTATCGTATTCCTTCGATACTTCCGCGATCAAACACAGTCGGAGGTGGCAAGCCGACTAGGCATTTCCCAAGTCCAGGTATCGCGGCTGGAGAAGAAAATATTGCAGTCCATTAAAGATCAAATTGCGCAGTAA
- a CDS encoding DUF4227 family protein — MIVSYRKMMARLRFMLIFMALSIVLYQIMTMVTGWIEPAEKYKPPTVEPSACLIKNTSRCPIQALWGNASVCSIGMGNNRKKRSLG; from the coding sequence ATGATCGTTTCGTATCGCAAGATGATGGCGCGGCTGCGCTTCATGCTCATTTTCATGGCGCTTTCAATTGTGCTGTATCAGATAATGACCATGGTTACAGGTTGGATTGAGCCTGCTGAGAAGTACAAGCCTCCGACGGTAGAGCCGAGCGCGTGTTTAATCAAAAACACGTCTCGCTGTCCGATACAGGCTCTATGGGGGAACGCCTCCGTCTGTTCTATTGGTATGGGGAATAATCGAAAAAAGAGGAGTTTGGGATGA
- the spoIIM gene encoding stage II sporulation protein M encodes MNRNLSMKQYLNENLPLFVFVCVLFIIGVVFGTVMVNALSLEQKQEMTRHLGSFFHEMTDGTEYNGKESFVQAFSSHMKWILLIWLFGLSVIGLPLILILDFLKGVLVGFTVGYLVGQMSWKGMLFALVSVAPQNLIVIPAILFCSVAAISFSIHVVKNRFMSRKGTIYQPFMRYTSITLMMGICLLAASLWEGYLSQTVMKWVTPMLSGLY; translated from the coding sequence ATGAACAGAAACCTGTCGATGAAGCAATATTTGAATGAGAACTTGCCTCTATTTGTGTTTGTGTGTGTACTCTTTATCATCGGGGTTGTTTTCGGCACGGTCATGGTCAATGCGCTTTCTTTAGAGCAGAAGCAAGAAATGACGCGGCACCTCGGCAGTTTTTTTCACGAAATGACGGATGGGACTGAGTACAATGGAAAAGAATCCTTTGTACAAGCCTTTAGCTCGCATATGAAATGGATATTGCTAATTTGGTTGTTTGGACTTTCTGTAATCGGCTTGCCGCTCATCTTGATCCTGGACTTTCTCAAAGGCGTTCTGGTTGGCTTTACGGTCGGCTATTTGGTCGGGCAAATGTCTTGGAAAGGGATGCTGTTCGCCCTGGTGTCGGTAGCTCCACAGAATCTGATCGTCATTCCTGCTATCCTCTTTTGCAGTGTGGCGGCGATTTCATTCTCCATTCATGTCGTCAAAAACCGGTTTATGAGCAGGAAGGGCACGATCTATCAACCCTTTATGAGATATACGTCCATCACACTGATGATGGGAATCTGTCTGCTAGCAGCTTCATTATGGGAAGGCTATCTGTCCCAGACGGTTATGAAATGGGTTACACCGATGCTGAGCGGGCTATATTAA
- a CDS encoding cupredoxin domain-containing protein yields MQKWIFFVLFILAGVLGLGVLFQDISGRQEAREAEAAASKGQQLKIIASNWQFDQKDYTIKSGEPTKVSLMLKEGVHAVHIKAGGVEIKLDKENPSQQVTFDAPGTYDIECVLPCGEGHANMKSKLVVQ; encoded by the coding sequence ATGCAAAAGTGGATTTTCTTTGTGTTATTTATACTTGCGGGCGTACTGGGGCTTGGAGTCCTCTTTCAAGATATTTCCGGACGCCAAGAGGCTCGGGAAGCTGAAGCGGCAGCTAGCAAAGGTCAACAACTGAAAATTATCGCTTCAAACTGGCAATTCGATCAAAAAGATTACACAATCAAATCAGGTGAACCAACTAAAGTTTCTTTGATGTTAAAAGAGGGTGTACACGCGGTTCACATTAAGGCCGGCGGTGTGGAAATCAAGTTGGACAAGGAAAATCCTTCCCAACAAGTAACATTTGATGCACCAGGGACTTACGATATCGAATGCGTGCTTCCTTGCGGTGAAGGTCATGCAAACATGAAGTCCAAATTAGTGGTACAATAA
- a CDS encoding purine-nucleoside phosphorylase: MSEQSMVQKIQEAASFISKETGIKPQIGLILGSGLGVLADLIEQPTVVDYSRIPHFPVSTVEGHAGELVVGSIQGKQVLIMKGRFHAYEGYGAETVSFPVRVMKELGVETLIVTNAAGGINESYHVGDLMVISDHLNLTYRNPLIGPNDNALGVRFPDMSEAYSKRLRKLAHEVAASQDFSLQEGVYVGLLGPNYETPAEIRMFRTLGGDAVGMSTVPEVIVARHAGIEVLGFSCISNMASGILDQPLSHAEVMETTEKVKPKFLKLVLGIIEAL; this comes from the coding sequence ATGTCAGAACAATCCATGGTACAGAAGATTCAAGAAGCTGCTTCATTTATCAGTAAAGAAACCGGCATTAAGCCGCAGATCGGGTTGATCTTGGGATCCGGCTTGGGGGTATTAGCAGATTTGATCGAACAGCCTACGGTTGTAGACTATTCCCGCATTCCCCATTTCCCTGTTTCTACAGTAGAAGGGCATGCAGGTGAGCTAGTTGTAGGTTCTATCCAAGGAAAGCAAGTGCTTATCATGAAAGGGCGCTTTCACGCATACGAAGGTTACGGAGCGGAGACCGTATCGTTCCCTGTTCGCGTGATGAAGGAGCTGGGCGTTGAAACGCTGATCGTTACCAATGCGGCAGGCGGAATTAATGAATCTTATCACGTAGGTGATCTCATGGTGATTAGCGACCACTTGAATCTGACCTACCGCAATCCGCTTATCGGACCTAATGATAACGCGCTTGGAGTGCGCTTCCCGGATATGTCCGAGGCCTATAGCAAGCGTCTGCGCAAGCTCGCTCATGAAGTGGCGGCTTCGCAGGATTTTTCCTTGCAGGAAGGTGTTTATGTGGGCTTGCTCGGGCCGAACTACGAGACCCCGGCGGAAATTCGCATGTTCCGGACCTTGGGCGGCGACGCAGTAGGAATGTCCACAGTACCTGAAGTCATTGTGGCTCGCCATGCGGGAATCGAAGTGCTTGGGTTCTCATGCATCTCTAACATGGCATCTGGAATTCTTGACCAACCTTTATCTCACGCAGAGGTCATGGAGACTACCGAAAAAGTGAAGCCGAAATTCCTCAAATTGGTTCTCGGCATTATCGAAGCTCTTTAA
- a CDS encoding stage V sporulation protein AB yields MITQIGEAALAAFIGLAGGIAVGSGMVAFLVVLDIIPRLVQITHTHKQIHTYEAAVVAGSLAFTWIDLSEVHFHLFPLSASLFGMFAGCFVGMLAAALTEIINVLPILAKRVGMGSYMILLLMAMIFGKVAGSIFEWLFY; encoded by the coding sequence GTGATTACGCAGATCGGCGAAGCGGCTTTGGCAGCTTTCATCGGCCTTGCGGGAGGCATCGCGGTCGGAAGCGGCATGGTTGCTTTCCTTGTGGTCCTTGACATTATTCCGCGTCTTGTGCAAATCACACATACTCACAAACAAATTCATACGTATGAAGCTGCGGTAGTTGCGGGGTCACTAGCATTCACCTGGATTGATCTCAGTGAAGTGCATTTCCACCTATTTCCGTTAAGCGCTTCGTTATTCGGTATGTTTGCAGGTTGCTTTGTCGGCATGCTCGCCGCTGCCTTAACGGAGATTATCAATGTACTGCCTATTCTTGCTAAGAGGGTGGGCATGGGCTCCTATATGATCCTTTTGCTTATGGCCATGATTTTCGGCAAGGTGGCGGGCTCCATCTTTGAATGGCTATTCTATTAA